The following are encoded in a window of Peromyscus leucopus breed LL Stock chromosome X, UCI_PerLeu_2.1, whole genome shotgun sequence genomic DNA:
- the LOC119086666 gene encoding golgin subfamily A member 6-like protein 6: MGKVNKKSHGGTTETDPSTSHTNLTLKGKISLKPRTPVSGEACCESTSRGDEKNLHALKGVKLILKRGSKMKILKKNTTPSGKTKEDERVIPCPEETQRQKKKKKHRRKREKKLQDKLKMLWDQYTQLQNETNILWNQYYHMHSQVKTQFGHDNELQDERNTPCDQDKQVQSQIITLCGQKNQLKSEVNAQFDQDKHLKEEIIPYFNQHKPLKNEVIAHCDQDICLKEEVITQFDQDMKLKEEVITPFNLYMQRKQEVITPFNQNKSVKEEVITQVDQDKQLQNQMFTLCYQDKHVKEKMVTLCYQDKHLQDQVFTLCYQDKQVKEEMITLCYQNKQEQDQMLTLCYQDKQVKQERIAFCYHDKQVNQGSFTLCNQQKQLQDQMNTLWDYNNQWQEEMNTEPRNNTP, encoded by the exons ATGGGCAAGGTTAATAAGAAGTCACATGGGGGCACCACAGAGACAGACCCATCGACTTCACATACCAACCTAACTCTGAAGGGCAAGATTTCACTAAAGCCTAGAACTCCGGTTTCTGGTGAGGCCTGCTGTGAATCCACTTCCAGAGGTGATGAAAAG AATCTACATGCCTTAAAAGGGGTGAAACTGATTCTGAAAAGGGGCTCAAAGATGaagatcttgaaaaaaaataccaCTCCTTCTGGGAAAACTAAGGAAGATGAAAGAGTAATACCATGCCCTGAAGAAACTCAGcggcagaaaaagaagaaaaaacaccgACGTAAACGAGAGAAAAAGTTACAGGACAAGTTGAAGATGCTGTGGGATCAATATACACAGCTGCAGAATGAGACAAATATACTTTGGAATCAATACTATCATATGCACAGTCAGGTAAAGACACAATTTGGCCATGACAACGAGCTGCAAGATGAGAGGAATACACCATGTGATCAAGACAAACAAGTACAGAGTCAGATAATCACACTCTGTGGTCAAAAAAATCAGCTGAAATCAGAGGTTAATGCACAATTTGATCAAGATAAACATCTTAAAGAAGAGATAATCCCATACTTCAATCAACACAAACCTCTGAAAAACGAGGTGATTGCACACTGTGATCAAGATATATGTCTGAAAGAGGAGGTGATCACACAATTTGATCAAGACATGAAGCTGAAAGAGGAAGTGATCACACCCTTCAATCTATACATGCAACGGAAACAGGAGGTGATCACACCATTCAATCAAAATAAAAGTGTGAAAGAAGAGGTGATTACACAAGTTGATCAGGACAAGCAACTACAGAACCAGATGTTTACACTCTGTTATCAAGAcaaacatgtaaaagaaaaaatggtcACTCTCTGTTATCAAGACAAGCATCTGCAAGACCAGGTGTTTACACTCTGTTATCAAGACAAACAAGTAAAAGAGGAGATGATTACCCTCTGCTATCAAAACAAGCAGGAGCAGGACCAAATGTTGACACTCTGCTATCAAGACAAGCAGGTGAAACAGGAGAGGATTGCCTTCTGCTACCATGACAAGCAGGTGAATCAGGGGAGCTTCACTCTCTGCAATCAACAAAAGCAACTGCAGGACCAGATGAACACACTCTGGGACTACAACAACCAGTGGCAGGAGGAGATGAACACTGAGCCCAGGAACAACACACCATAG